In Chloroflexota bacterium, a single window of DNA contains:
- a CDS encoding zinc ribbon domain-containing protein, with product MPIYEYRCPHCGKEFEKLVPMNTDPRSVECPHCGQKGVEKKVSLFGMGGNALGGFAVSQGSSCGTGGST from the coding sequence ATGCCAATCTACGAGTATCGTTGCCCACACTGTGGCAAGGAGTTTGAGAAACTGGTTCCCATGAACACGGACCCGCGAAGTGTGGAGTGCCCCCATTGCGGGCAGAAGGGCGTGGAGAAAAAGGTGTCGCTGTTCGGCATGGGGGGCAATGCCCTAGGCGGGTTTGCCGTCTCGCAGGGGTCCTCCTGCGGCACAGGCGGCAGCACTTGA